Part of the Lycium ferocissimum isolate CSIRO_LF1 chromosome 6, AGI_CSIRO_Lferr_CH_V1, whole genome shotgun sequence genome, ttatactgggcttgttgttgttgttgttgttgttttatacCATCACAACCTGTTGTATGGCCACTGACATAAAGAGACAAGGCTGCCTGAACAGGAACATTTATGGTAGGCACATCGAAAGTTTCAAACATGATTTGAGTAAATTTTTCTCTATTAGCCTTGGGGTTCAGAGGTGCTTCACTAAGTAGCATAGGGTATTCTTCAGGAGCAATAGGTGGTGCATCTGCAATCTATTTTGCAGCATCTGAGATTTGTTGCTTCACTTCACTACTTCAGTACTGTACATCTAGCCTAGTTatagttctttttctttttatctctgCCTAGTTGTGCAGGAcgcttttgaaaaaaaatctttctgcACCTTCCAAACTAGTTGACTTGACTTTCCATTTCCCTCCGCCTCAGATACATGGTCATTCAAAATCTTTCCCAAAATACTACTATTACATTTCCACATTTTATACTACTCACAGTTCTGCATCCAATTCTAGtacattattgttacttccctagatctttttttgagaagggggggaaaaaaaaaagatctcgGGAAGTAACAATAAAGATCTACTGCTCTCCCGATTTCTAATTAGGTCTCTTTTATGGGTTAGAGGTAGTAAAACTTAATTAGTCCCATTATACAGGAAGTCAAATGGTTCAAACTGATTCGCATATGATTGACGCACACTTCTTGTTTCCAGCTCTTGTCCTTTTATATCTTCAGATTTTGTCGAACGAGGACACGTTGCCCTCCTCAGTATTATTCTTCTTCTACATTATTTTTCCCGTCAAGTAGAAGTTATGGTGATTACTGAAAGAGGATCAATGCAGAAACAACTGATTGGATGTAGCTGCATCTTGACATTCTCTTTTAAGTTTACTTAAGTATTTTTTAAGGATGAAAATTGTGCACACTGTTGAAAGCTTATTTGTATCAATTGGCACATTTAAATGCCTGTTCCTTGTCAAAATGAAGAAAGCAGATAGGTAATTGAGTTATTGAAactattttatacttatatgatATGTCTTCTGGGCTTTTATTATGACTTTTTAGGGACTGTGACTGTTAGATAGCTGAGTCGGAGGGATGGATTTTGAGCTTTAATCTGGCCTTTTGTGGCGTTCTGGTTTTCATTAAAAGAATTTTCATCTTGCCTCTACCAGATTATTATTCCGGTCGTTAGAAAAGGTGTCTTACTTGTAAACTTTCCTAAGTTGCTTAATTGCTGTTCATCTTCGCAGGGTAATTCTGAAGAAGCTCACGCTTCAAAGGGTTTCAGAGGGCCTCTCTCTGAAGGAGAACCAAGGAGTTCACAAAAGAGTTTATGTTCTTGCGTTACCTCAGGTTGTGGATGTGATAGTAAATGCACCCAGAGGTTTTCACCTTCCCTGTTGACAGGATTGAATACTTCGAGAGAACAGGATTTGGTCACTCCAAATTCTGGGGGTGAGAGGAGATGCAATCTTCAGTATTGTGATACCTCTGATTTGGGGAAGCCGAGTCTGGAAGACGCTGGCACACTAAAAGACATCTCTCAGAGCCTCTCTGTAAATGCAGTAAGAAAAAGTAAATCGTCTTCCAGTCTGATTACTTTTCAGCGGAGAGCCAAGCGGGGCAAGGATGCAGGTCCGGCGGATGCTAAGTGCAAGCTTGAAGTTGAAGATGTTGCTTGTTTGTCAGTTGAAAATACTGCATGTCTTGTTGCTCCTCATGGCTCTGAAAAATCAGTTTCTAAGAGTTGCTCTATGGATCTTTCAGCAGAGTTTAAGCATCCGGAGGTTAATCCTTATCCTAGGAAAAGCCATTTCATTACTAGGAGTGAAGGGAACTTTTGCCAGTTGACTTTTAGATAATATTAGGAAGTGAGCCATATTAGCCTTATTGACAGTAACTCAGAAACCATCTGAAAGATATTTAACCAATTTTTGGAGATGAATGCTGGTGGTTCATAATTTTTTCTAATCTATTTTATAGTTATTTGTATTCCTAAACTAAAAGTGCAAAAATGGCAGAAAAAAACTACAAATATATTATGCATTTGTCGTATAGTCTTAGGATTTCTCTAGACTCTTACTTTGAATACATGACACAAATATTTATACTTATTCCATTTTCCTTCGACTGTTTTAAGTACGAGTTATTAGCTCTTTAGTTGATGAAGTCATATGTTTAACCACAAGCATGCAGATTAACGCTAAAACTTATATCTAGTCTCTGCTTTTGCTACATGGGGTCTTAAATTGGTGTCtggattttattatatttttgagGGCGCTTAGACTACAAACTATGTTTCTTGTTTTTCGTCTATTTTGCTTTGTTTTGTTTGTATGTTTGTTTGGATTTGGTTTTGGGAGATGTGATTTGGGATAATTCTGAgagttttcttgtttttgttttcagAAACATAAAATCAAGAATATTTGGATAAGAAAACAAAACGTGTGTAGAAACAAAACATTTTGGTTTCATGTCCAGACAAGGCTCAACTAATATATAAACATACTTGCTTTTGTATAACTGCATATAGGTTCTTTAATTTGAGAGACAATTTCACTTTGCATGagattatattattattattattattttttttttttttgtgcatcCTGTTCAAACTGGATACTTTGTTTTCTCCTTTGACATGTTAAGCTATGCGAAGGCATTGATAACTCACTTCGATAGAACCTGATAGCTGCTCGGTTCATCTTTGAAGACTGACATGCAAACTATTTCTCTAGCAAATCATATAATTTTCAATGTTAACCAAGTTTTTTATTTCGTTATAGACAACCAGCGGAGGTGACCATTCTTGTGCTGTCTCAGCTTCACAGATGGAGATGTAAGCTTAACTATCTTCTGCTCCTGCCTTATAGTGAAGCGAGGAGACAGGTTTAATGAAAGATTATTTGTTGGAAATGTAACCTAGATATTCAATTTTATTTCCTGGATTTTGCTTGTACAGATTGTTAGATGTCAAGGAACAGCCTACAGTCGAAGTAGCTCCACCAACCGGCGAAGTAGCTGTTCCAAATTCTGGTGTAGGTTTCTCTGGTTTTGACTATAGTGTTGCTTCCGATGCTGTCAAAGATTCATCATTTCATACTCTTCAGGACCCTTCTTTTGATGCTTTATCTAAAACTGAAGTGCCAATATCGTCTTCCTTAGAGGTTGCAAGTAACAGAGGGTCCCAAGCTTTAGATCTATCTATTCCTTGTGGTATgtatttttatttggttttatCCTCCTGGATTTAAGATATTTGTTTGTGTAGGAGCTCGTGTTCACGAATTCTATGTGTCTCAGTATGCTTCTGTTTTAAATTACCATGTACAGACAGTGATGACAAAACGGACTGTAATAGAAGGTCAGAAGAAGCATTTGATGAACACCTCATTCCAACTGCACCGGAAATTCAGCAGAACCCTCCTTGCTCCTTGAATGGAAATGATTCTACGGTTTTACATAAGGTGCCTTCTGACAAAAGTTTGGAATTACTTGACAACAAGCCTGAGAAGATAACTCCAAGTCATGCAGAGGTGCCTGAAGCTGGTTGCTTATCTGTAAAGCCAATGGCTGATAGTAGTGACGGCATTTCTTCGAAAAATGATTTACTGCAGGTAAGTGCTAAAGAAATAGCTGGTCATCtcagggtgtgtttggtatgaaggaaaatgtatTCCATggcaaatgtttttttttttttttctgaaaaacaagtggatttcttacttattttctagtgttagGTAAGTAAACGAAAAACTATTGTCTCAGgagcatttatatgtaatctagcaaACATGATTGGGATGAGGTGGGGAGTTCGagggttttgggggggggggggggatggtcAGGGGGGGGGTTGGAGGCGTTGGGTGGGGGGGGAAGAGACAATGAACTTGGAATTTCACtttggaacttgttttccctacttcccTAAGGataagtcattttcctcatttttagggaacttgttttccaacagaaattccaaaacaatttgaccaaccaaacatggaaaaACTGGATaacattttctgaaaaatgttttcctccgtACAAAACACACCCTCAATGTATAGCAGTTTTCCGTGAAGCTGTGATACTTTCAATGAAGTGAGTCTTTAATTTTGATTGAGATGCATTAAATTGTTTGCTTTCAGCTTTTTTCAGAAGATAGAACCTACAACTTTTTCCCATTAGCAAGCATGCAGGAAAATAAGGATGCTCATGTGAATTCTAAAGAAGGAAAAGGTTCCTCGTTAGAACACAAGAAGCATTGTGGGTCTACTTTAGCGGAATCCCCAGATTTTCTTGGTTTGTCACTGCCAACTGAATCCATGGTCAGTCGTCAAGCTTTAGTTTCGAGCTCCTCACAGTTGGCTGATGTATGGAATCAACCAAGGGAATTTATTCAAGGAGCAGTTCCTCAGTTTCCTGTTGATGCATCATTACTTCACCGACATCAAATGATCCTGGACAACATTCTTAATAGAGCAAGATCTCAAAAGGGAAACAAGAGGACATTTGCAGAAAAATTCGGGTCTCCAACCATGTGGTCTGAAGAGGAGCTAGATTCTCTTTGGATTGGTCTTCGGAGGCATGGAAGAGGCAACTGGGATGTGATGTTGAGGGATCCAAGGCTGCGCTTTTTTTCCTGGAGGACACCGAGGGACTTGGCCGAACAGTGGGTGGAGGAGCAGACGAAACTTTTACATGGAAAATCCATATCCCATGTGAGACAGTTACGTAAAGCTGATCTTTTGTCCCATGATATGGATGATGTTCAACTTTCACTCGGACATGCATATTCCCAGTCAGAGGACAATATCCAGAGTCAAATACCATGCAATTTTAAAAATGCTCAAAGAACTTCGTTTAAACAACTTCACGTGGCTACAACAAATGTAGAGACCTTAGAGTCTCTCAGTCTCAGGGGAAAACGCAAAAGAGCTAGGTTCAATCAATCCGAAAACCGTGCAGGTTCAGGTGTTGAATGCTCATTCAGATCTCGTATTATGAACTCAGGGTCTGAAGTGGGTAATTTGCCTCACTGGCTTAAGGAAGTGGTTGCTATTCCACCCAGGCCTCCTGGATTTGCCCCAGATTCTTCATGGATTTTCCATCCGTGGGTTGGTCTACCGTTTTCTGAACCTAACAGAGCTCATT contains:
- the LOC132059552 gene encoding uncharacterized protein LOC132059552, whose amino-acid sequence is MIRKKVFLTYKRKRLPGSDLYLENGIPNTPSGCHKLNGVAPLVKEEEKYEKPSFKDEKKDLEGNSEEAHASKGFRGPLSEGEPRSSQKSLCSCVTSGCGCDSKCTQRFSPSLLTGLNTSREQDLVTPNSGGERRCNLQYCDTSDLGKPSLEDAGTLKDISQSLSVNAVRKSKSSSSLITFQRRAKRGKDAGPADAKCKLEVEDVACLSVENTACLVAPHGSEKSVSKSCSMDLSAEFKHPETTSGGDHSCAVSASQMEILLDVKEQPTVEVAPPTGEVAVPNSGVGFSGFDYSVASDAVKDSSFHTLQDPSFDALSKTEVPISSSLEVASNRGSQALDLSIPCDSDDKTDCNRRSEEAFDEHLIPTAPEIQQNPPCSLNGNDSTVLHKVPSDKSLELLDNKPEKITPSHAEVPEAGCLSVKPMADSSDGISSKNDLLQLFSEDRTYNFFPLASMQENKDAHVNSKEGKGSSLEHKKHCGSTLAESPDFLGLSLPTESMVSRQALVSSSSQLADVWNQPREFIQGAVPQFPVDASLLHRHQMILDNILNRARSQKGNKRTFAEKFGSPTMWSEEELDSLWIGLRRHGRGNWDVMLRDPRLRFFSWRTPRDLAEQWVEEQTKLLHGKSISHVRQLRKADLLSHDMDDVQLSLGHAYSQSEDNIQSQIPCNFKNAQRTSFKQLHVATTNVETLESLSLRGKRKRARFNQSENRAGSGVECSFRSRIMNSGSEVGNLPHWLKEVVAIPPRPPGFAPDSSWIFHPWVGLPFSEPNRAHCESRNRLNASPRSELNDSSTHRPAVAMRQGNQHCKSEVDKRIDLIVINSDASSEETISDDCSVRH